One Betta splendens chromosome 8, fBetSpl5.4, whole genome shotgun sequence DNA segment encodes these proteins:
- the crebbpb gene encoding CREB binding protein b isoform X5, with protein sequence MADNLLDVGPPTAKRPKLNSPLSGSDGPDLVSLFDLENDLPDELIPNGDLGMGMSSNGGPGGPGLNSIVPDAAAKHKQLSELLRPGSSSILGGGHNSASPQQGGMVGSQLGAVLGKGPLGQGSPSHQSPQAQKAGVTAGQGNGNAGMAFNQAMLNSGQGHGVMSQPGQVMNGALGPAGRGRPGPGMQYQGMQGTQVGAGPGVGGSVLAETLTQGGSQMGAHNTMNAQQAGGLNKMGMSGAQFGQQYGQAGVQQMGPAGVNAQQVQNKTVLANNLPQFPAELKGPGSVPNMSQMQHQVASVGMVAGAGGISAGPTADPEKRKLIQQQLVLLLHAHKCQRREQANGEIRACTLPHCRTMKNVLNHMTHCQAGKSCQVAHCASSRQIISHWKNCTRHDCPVCLPLKNASDKRSQQPMLSSPGAGLQNTINTVGPGQSSSTAINSAATHIDPSSMQRAYAALGLPYGNQSPAQVQGQGPGQQNPQGSQHQQLRNMNSLGTNQMSQMAGGMGVPTSDQTGMHSDSSLPSTLNNQLMPDGSGAGGMANMPTATPLSSTGVRKAWHEHVTQDLRTHLVHKLVQAIFPTPDPAALKDRRMENLVAYARKVEGDMYESANSRDEYYHFLAEKIYKIQKELEEKRRSRLQKQPSMVGTAGLQQPGMTQPNAMGPGQAVRPPNGPVPMPNQLMTRMQVPQGVPTGMNQFNPMAMQNAQMSQAPMGARTPSPMNHQQQMNMSSVPTMGMSPSRLPQTPGMMGGHANNMVAQTPNQGQYLPQGQFPVAAGGAMNVNVGQLTPTAVTQPQNSNLPLNAMGSLGSQLPCGPSAQPTLGTTPPPNASASLQPQQQQQQQQQQQLQQHHAPTQAQVPTQPSTPASTGGPSSTPTHILSGFPGPPSATPPDPQPLTPQQPQPEPSSQMQQPTSVQAQHPSTPMSQAAASIDNRVPTPGSVAEMSSQQTLPDMSSTEVKTEVKDEDDDSNSGKKQPIKMEQEDETKPLLVKKEEPDVAEPKQESMETEEKKPEMKAEAKEGEESGANGTSASSNQNRKKIFKPEELRQALMPTLEALYRQDPESLPFRQPVDPMLLGIPDYFDIVKNPIDLSTIKRKLDTGQYQEPWQYVDDVWLMFNNAWLYNRKTSRVYKYCTKLAEVFEAEIDPVMQGLGYCCGRKYEFSPQTLCCYGKQLCTISRDGTYYSYQNRYHFCEKCFNEIQGNSVTLGDDPAQPQTMISKEQFEKKKNDSLDPEPFVECKDCGRKMHQICVLHYDTIWPSGFVCDNCLKKSSKTRKENKFSAKRLQSTRLGTYIEDRVNKYLKRQNHPEAGEVFVRVVASSDKMVEVKPGMKSRFVDAGEMVESFPYRTKALFAFEEIDGADVCFFGMHVQEYGSECPFPNTRRVYISYLDSIHFFKPRMLRTAVYHEILIGYLEYVKKLGYVMGHIWACPPSEGDDYIFHCHPPDQKIPKPKRLQEWYRKMLDKAFAERIIHDYKDIFKQATEDRLTSAYELPYFEGDFWPNVLEESIKELEQEEEERKKEENTASSETPEGAHADSKNAKKKNNKKTNKNKSSISRANKKKPGMPNVANDLSQKLYATMEKHKEVFFVIHLHAGPVINTLPPIMDPDPLLTCDLMDGRDAFLTLARDKHWEFSSLRRCKWSTMCMLVELHNQGQDRFVYTCNECKHHVETRWHCTVCEDYDLCINCYNTKGHEHQMVKWGLGLDDDSNSQGGEASKSPQESRRLSIQRCIQSLVHACQCRNANCSLPSCQKMKRVVQHTKGCKRKTNGGCPVCKQLIALCCYHAKHCQENKCPVPFCLNIKHKLRQQQLQHRLQQAQMMRRRMATMAGTAGMPLPSPPTSAAPDTPNSLQQPNTPQTPQPMPNQPPQQQQPNPTNIPQGFPNNGRGSQPPTPVPPVTPGKPGPQSSPQQSPLSNMQHQQQPQPQQQPLLAALKVAKQIEMAAKAKQQQNYAMNGMPMNHPRMIGPTQGQMHMIQGSRGPQVMQAMQQGQWGPGMQNPMQSPQGHQQQVPPQQGPMVPQQVQGTPMPPQAQLMQRPMMTQQPGLQMPSVMAPQGPSQQGMTPQQQGMPRGMPGNIAQSALQDLLRTLKSPSSPQQQQQVLNILKSNPHLMAAFIKQRTAKYQANQPQQQQAQQQNPQAMLGSQAGMQAMAAMANQVPRPGMAPQQQPPQQAVPQGMAPMGPQGQMMNAAQNGNPQLYRRQQILRMQQMQQQQQQQQGGIPQGHGQFPQQLPGPASYSQLRMQQQMAVQGGSVPMGQLPPTSQMGQPGMGMEVPQNMVPQRLLQQQQMLKQQMGSPAQANSMSPQPHMLQGQGQGGPHLPGQTMANALGNQVRSPAPVQSPRPPSQQPPHSSPSPRIQPQPSPQHGALHSNSPHPSLGGPMEQGHIGTPEQSAMLPQLNTPNRGALGNDMGMVGDLTGDTLEKFVEGL encoded by the exons ATGGCTGACAATCTGTTGGATGTCGGACCCCCCACTGCAAAGCGACCCAAGCTCAATTCACCCCTCTCCGGATCAGACGGCCCAG ACCTAGTGTCTCTATTTGACCTGGAAAATGACCTTCCAGATGAGCTCATTCCCAATGGAGACTTGGGAATGGGGATGTCCTCCAATGGTGGCCCAGGTGGTCCCGGTCTCAACTCCATCGTTCCTGATGCAGCTgccaaacacaagcagctgtccGAGCTCCTGCGACCAGGAAGTTCCTCTATCTTGGGAGGAGGCCACAACTCTGCCAGCCCCCAACAGGGAGGTATGGTGGGAAGCCAGCTAGGCGCTGTGCTTGGTAAGGGTCCGCTGGGGCAGGGCTCGCCGAGTCACCAGTCTCCTCAGGCCCAGAAAGCAGGAGTTACCGCTGGACAAGGCAACGGAAATGCAGGCATGGCCTTCAACCAGGCTATGTTGAACAGTGGGCAAGGTCATGGGGTCATGAGCCAGCCAGGACAAGTGATGAATGGAGCTCTGGGACCAGCGGGACGCGGCCGACCCGGGCCTGGCATGCAGTACCAAGGCATGCAGGGCACACAAGTGGGCGCTGGACCTGGCGTTGGTGGCAGTGTGTTGGCGGAGACTCTGACCCAAGGGGGATCGCAGATGGGTGCCCACAACACAATGAACGCTCAGCAAGCTGGAGGTCTGAACAAG ATGGGGATGTCAGGAGCTCAGTTTGGCCAGCAGTATGGTCAGGCCGGGGTGCAGCAGATGGGGCCAGCAGGGGTCAATGCCCAACAAGTCCAGAACAAGACAGTACTTGCAAACAACCTTCCCCAATTCCCTGCAGAACTCAAGGGACCTGGGAGTGTGCCAAACATG TCCCAGATGCAGCATCAAGTAGCATCGGTGGGCATGGTTGCTGGGGCTGGTGGCATTTCAGCGGGACCGACGGCCGACCCGGAGAAGCGCAAactcattcagcagcagctggtcctgctgctccacgcGCACAAGTGCCAGCGGCGGGAGCAGGCGAACGGGGAGATAAGGGCCTGCACTCTGCCCCACTGCCGCACCATGAAGAACGTACTCAACCACATGACCCACTGCCAGGCTGGCAAGTCCTGCCAGG TGGCTCACTGTGCATCATCCAGACAGATCATCTCCCACTGGAAGAACTGTACACGGCACGACTGTCCAGTCTGCCTGCCTCTGAAGAACGCTAGTGACAAAAGGAGCCAGCAAC CTATGCTTAGTTCTCCCGGGGCTGGCCTGCAAAACACCATCAACACAGTTGGTCCAGGTCAGTCCAGCTCCACGGCCATCAATAGTGCTGCCACGCACATTGACCCCAGCTCCATGCAGAGAGCCTACGCTGCCCTGGGCCTGCCATATGGGAACCAGTCTCCTGCTCAGGTCCAGGGCCAGGGTCCAGGTCAGCAGAACCCGCAAGgctcacagcatcagcagctgcgAAACATGAACTCATTAG GCACTAATCAGATGAGCCAGATGGCGGGAGGCATGGGTGTTCCGACTTCAGACCAGACTGGAATGCACTCGGATTCGTCTCTACCCTCCACACTCAACAA TCAACTGATGCCTGATGGGTCAGGAGCAGGAGGCATGGCAAACATGCCGACTGCCACCCCTCTTTCTTCTACGGGGGTAAGGAAGGCCTGGCACGAACATGTCACTCAGGACCTGCGCACTCACCTGGTGCACAAACT agTACAAGCCATATTCCCCACCCCTGACCCCGCAGCACTGAAGGACAGGCGAATGGAGAACCTGGTGGCGTATGCGCGCAAGGTTGAGGGTGACATGTATGAGTCAGCAAATAGCAGG GATGAGTATTACCATTTTCTGGCAGAAAAAATCTATAAGATCCAgaaggaactggaggagaagcGGCGATCACGACTCCAGAAACAGCCTAGCATGGTGGGCACagctgggctgcagcagcctggcatGACTCAGCCCAATGCCATGGGCCCAGGACAGGCTGTCCGACCTCCCA ATGGACCTGTGCCTATGCCAAATCAGTTAATGACCCGAATGCAGGTTCCCCAAG gtgttccCACAGGAATGAATCAGTTTAATCCAATGGCAATGCAGAATGCGCAGATGTCTCAGGCACCCATGGGAGCACGTACACCCTCCCCCATGAACCATCAACAGCAGATGAATATGAGCTCCGTCCCAACG ATGGGCATGTCTCCATCAAGGTTGCCTCAGACTCCAGGCATGATGGGTGGTCATGCCAATAACATGGTAGCTCAGACGCCCAACCAGGGTCAGTACCTGCCACAGGGTCAGTTCCCTGTAGCCGCAGGTGGTGCAATGAATGTGAATGTAGGACAGCTAACACCAACAGCTGTCACACAG CCGCAGAACTCTAACCTTCCTTTGAATGCGATGGGCTCCCTTGGCTCCCAGCTGCCCTGTGGTCCTTCAGCCCAACCCACGCTGGGCACTACCCCTCCACCCAATGCCTCTGCCAGCCTGCagcctcaacaacaacaacaacaacaacagcagcagcagctgcagcagcaccatgcTCCTACGCAAGCCCAGGTGCCCACTCAGCCCTCTACCCCCGCCTCAACGGGTGGGCCCTCTTCCACCCCAACTCACATACTCAGTGGCTTCCCCGGCCCCCCCTCTGCGACACCACCTGATCCCCAGCCACTCACACCCCAGCAGCCCCAACCTGAACCCTCGAGCCAAATGCAACAGCCCACCTCAGTGCAGGCACAACATCCTAGCACACCG ATGTCCCAGGCTGCAGCAAGTATAGACAACAGAGTCCCCACACCAGGCTCTGTGGCTGAGATGAGCTCTCAGCAGACTCTGCCTGACATGAGCAGCACTGAAGTCAAAACTGAAGTaaaggatgaagatgatgacagCAACTCTGGGAAGAAGCAACCTATCAAAATGGAG CAGGAGGatgaaaccaaacctctgctGGTGAAGAAGGAGGAGCCAGATGTAGCAGAGCCAAAGCAGGAATCAATGGAAACTGAGGAGAAGAAGCCGGAGATGAAGGCAGAAGCCAAAGAAGGGGAGGAAAGTGGGGCCAACGGCACATCAGCATCCTCCAATCAGAATCGCAAAAAAA TCTTTAAACCAGAGGAGCTGAGACAAGCTCTAATGCCTACCCTTGAGGCTCTTTATAGACAAGACCCAGAGTCGCTGCCCTTCAGGCAACCAGTTGACCCCATGCTCCTTGGCATTCCC GACTACTTTGACATAGTAAAGAATCCCATCGACCTATCCACCATCAAGCGCAAGCTGGATACGGGTCAGTACCAGGAGCCTTGGCAgtatgtggatgatgtgtgGCTCATGTTCAACAACGCCTGGCTGTACAACCGTAAAACGTCTCGGGTCTACAAGTACTGCACCAAACTGGCAGAAGTGTTTGAGGCGGAGATAGATCCCGTCATGCAGGGTCTGGGTTACTGCTGCGGAAGGAAG TATGAGTTCTCACCCCAGACACTGTGCTGCTATGGCAAACAGTTGTGCACCATCTCCAGGGATGGCACCTACTACAGTTATCAGAACAG GTATCACTTCTGTGAGAAGTGCTTCAACGAGATCCAGGGCAACAGTGTGACCCTGGGAGATGACCCGGCACAGCCCCAGAC tatgatatCAAAAGAGCAGtttgaaaagaagaagaatgacTCTTTGGACCCTGAACC GTTTGTTGAATGTAAAGACTGTGGGCGGAAGATGCATCAAATCTGTGTGCTGCACTATGATACCATTTGGCCATCAGG CTTTGTCTGTGACAACTGTCTGAAGAAATCGAGCAAAacaagaaaggaaaacaaatttTCAGCCAAAC GGTTGCAGTCGACAAGGTTGGGGACGTACATTGAAGACAGAGTCAATAAGTACTTGAAAAGACAGAATCATCCAGAGGCTGGGGAGGTGTTTGTGCGAGTAGTAGCCAGCTCTGACAAAATGGTGGAGGTTAAGCCTGGAATGAAGTCTAG GTTTGTGGACGCGGGTGAGATGGTTGAGAGCTTCCCTTACAGAACCAAAGCACTTTTTGCATTTGAGGAAATAGATGgggcagatgtttgttttttcggCATGCATGTCCAGGAGTACGGCTCAGAGTGCCCCTTTCCAAATACAAG GCGAGTTTACATATCATACCTCGATAGTATTCACTTCTTTAAACCACGTATGCTAAGGACTGCAGTGTACCACGAGATCCTAATAGGTTACCTTGAGTATGTGAAGAAACTTGG GTATGTGATGGGACACATCTGGGCCTGCCCACCCAGTGAAGGAGACGACTACATTTTCCACTGCCACCCTCCTGACCAGAAGATTCCCAAACCCAAGAGACTCCAAGAGTGGTACAGGAAGATGCTGGACAAGGCTTTCGCCGAGAGGATCATACACGACTACAAG GATATTTTCAAGCAGGCAACAGAGGATCGGCTGACCAGTGCGTACGAGCTGCCGTACTTTGAGGGAGACTTTTGGCCCAATGTACTGGAGGAGAGTATCAAGGAACttgagcaggaagaggaggagagaaagaaggaggagaacaCGGCGTCATCTGAGACACCCGAG GGTGCTCACGCTGACAGCAAGAATGCcaaaaagaagaacaacaagaaaaccaacaaaaacaagagcagcATCAGCCGAGCCAATAAGAAAAAGCCTGGCATGCCGAATGTAGCCAACGATCTGTCCCAGAAGCTTTACGCCACAATGGAGAAACATAAGGAG GTATTTTTTGTCATCCACCTCCACGCTGGGCCAGTCATTAACACGCTGCCACCCATCATGGACCCGGACCCTCTGTTGACCTGTGACCTCATGGATGGCCGGGATGCCTTTCTGACTCTGGCCAGGGACAAGCATTGGGAGTTCAGCTCCTTGAGAAGATGCAAATGGAGCACAATGTGCATGTTGGTGGAACTGCACAACCAGGGCCAGGACCGCTTCGTGTACACTTGCAACGAGTGCAAGCACCACGTGGAGACGCGCTGGCATTGTACTGTCTGCGAG GACTATGACCTATGCATTAACTGCTACAACACTAAGGGCCATGAGCATCAAATGGTGAAATGGGGTCTGGGTCTTGATGACGACAGCAATAGCCAGGGTGGAGAGGCCTCAAAGAGCCCACAGGAGAGCCGACGTCTCAGCATTCAGcgctgcatccagtccctggtccatgCCTGCCAGTGCCGCAATGCCAACTGCTCTCTGCCTTCATGCCAGAAGATGAAGAGAGTAGTCCAGCACACCAAGGGCTGCAAGCGCAAGACCAATGGTGGCTGCCCTGTGTGCAAGCAGCTCATTGCTTTATGTTGTTATCACGCTAAGCACTGTCAGGAGAACAAGTGTCCTGTTCCCTTCTGTCTCAACATTAAGCACAAActccgtcagcagcagctgcagcacaggctcCAGCAGGCTCAAATGATGCGTCGCAGAATGGCCACTATGGCTGGAACGGCTGGGATGCCCCTGCCGTCTCCTCCTacctcagcagctcctgacaCCCCCAACTCTCTGCAGCAGCCTAATACACCCCAAACCCCCCAACCTATGCCCAACCAGCccccacaacagcagcaacccAACCCCACAAATATTCCACAAGGCTTCCCCAACAATGGCCGAGGTAGCCAGCCCCCAACACCAGTCCCGCCAGTTACCCCGGGCAAACCAGGGCCCCAGTCATCCCCACAGCAGTCGCCTCTATCTAACAtgcaacaccagcagcagcctcaaCCACAACAGCAACCACTGCTTGCAGCTCTAAAAGTGGCTAAGCAGATTGAGATGGCGGCCaaggcaaagcagcagcagaattatGCCATGAATGGGATGCCCATGAACCACCCACGAATGATTGGACCCACACAGGGCCAGATGCACATGATTCAGGGGTCGAGAGGCCCACAGGTGATGCAGGCTATGCAGCAGGGCCAGTGGGGTCCAGGAATGCAGAATCCCATGCAGAGTCCTCAAGGTCATCAGCAGCAGGTCCCTCCACAACAAGGCCCCATGGTCCCCCAGCAAGTTCAGGGAACCCCCATGCCTCCACAGGCCCAGCTAATGCAGAGGCCTATGATGACCCAGCAACCAGGTCTTCAAATGCCTAGCGTCATGGCTCCCCAGGGGCCCTCACAGCAGGGcatgacaccacagcagcaaggCATGCCACGAGGAATGCCTGGAAACATAGCTCAGAGTGCCCTGCAGGACTTATTGCGTACACTAAAATCTCCCAGCTCCccccagcaacagcagcaggttctcaACATCCTTAAGTCTAATCCCCATCTCATGGCTGCTTTCATTAAACAAAGGACAGCAAAGTATCAGGCTaaccagcctcagcagcagcaggcacagcagcagaaccctCAGGCCATGCTGGGGTCCCAAGCAGGAATGCAGGCAATGGCAGCAATGGCGAACCAGGTGCCAAGACCAGGGATGgcacctcagcagcagcctcctcagcagGCAGTGCCCCAGGGGATGGCACCTATGGGCCCTCAAGGCCAAATGATGAATGCTGCTCAAAACGGCAATCCTCAGCTGTACCGCAGGCAGCAGATCCTCAggatgcagcagatgcagcaacagcagcaacagcagcaaggAGGCATCCCTCAAGGGCACGGCCAGTTCCCACAGCAGCTGCCAGGCCCGGCAAGCTACTCGCAGCTTCGCATGCAGCAGCAAATGGCTGTGCAAGGAGGTAGTGTGCCCATGGGCCAGCTTCCCCCCACATCTCAAATGGGACAACCCGGCATGGGCATGGAGGTTCCTCAGAACATGGTCCCGCAGCGcttgcttcagcagcagcagatgttaaAGCAGCAGATGGGCTCTCCGGCACAGGCGAACTCGATGAGTCCGCAGCCTCACATGCTCCAAGGTCAAGGCCAAGGAGGACCTCATTTACCTGGTCAGACAATGGCAAATGCTTTAGGAAACCAAGTACGCTCCCCAGCCCCTGTGCAGTCACCCCGTCCACCTTCGCAGCAGCCCCCGCATTCCAGTCCCTCCCCACGCATACAGCCCCAGCCTTCACCCCAGCATGGTGCCCTCCACTCCAACTCCCCTCACCCGAGCCTTGGAGGCCCCATGGAGCAGGGACACATAGGAACGCCAGAACAGAGCGCCATGCTCCCGCAACTTAACACTCCCAACCGAGGGGCGTTGGGTAATGACATGGGGATGGTGGGTGACCTGACGGGAGACACGCTGGAGAAATTTGTTGAAGGATTGTAG